The following proteins are co-located in the Fretibacterium sp. OH1220_COT-178 genome:
- a CDS encoding cell envelope biogenesis protein TolA, translated as MKENLMDEIKAAEERAAAGVQEAKAAAVRKLNQAQAEAENTVKEARQSAARRFRERIQAAEQAVEAEAKAIVSAREAKAKAFYEEHKAKVVGVSSWITEEVMGRYGRG; from the coding sequence GTGAAGGAAAATTTGATGGACGAGATCAAGGCCGCCGAGGAAAGGGCGGCTGCGGGCGTCCAGGAGGCGAAGGCCGCTGCGGTCCGGAAGCTGAACCAGGCCCAGGCCGAGGCGGAGAACACCGTCAAGGAGGCACGGCAGTCGGCGGCACGACGTTTTCGCGAGAGGATCCAGGCCGCCGAGCAGGCGGTGGAGGCCGAGGCGAAGGCCATCGTGAGCGCCCGCGAGGCTAAGGCCAAGGCCTTTTACGAGGAGCACAAAGCAAAGGTCGTTGGCGTGTCCTCGTGGATAACGGAAGAGGTGATGGGTAGATATGGGCGTGGCTAA
- the rpsT gene encoding 30S ribosomal protein S20 gives MPNKQSAKRRVRIAERNRVYNRYWTTRCRNAVKKVLEAVEAKDGDAATKNFDLAQSVIDKAVVKGVMHRNTATRRKKMMALRVKSLRES, from the coding sequence ATGCCCAACAAGCAGTCGGCCAAGAGGCGAGTTCGCATCGCCGAGCGCAATCGTGTTTACAACCGGTACTGGACGACGCGGTGCAGGAACGCCGTAAAGAAGGTTCTGGAGGCCGTGGAGGCCAAGGACGGCGACGCGGCGACCAAGAATTTCGACCTGGCCCAGAGCGTGATCGACAAGGCGGTGGTCAAGGGCGTCATGCATCGCAACACGGCGACGCGGCGCAAGAAGATGATGGCCCTTCGCGTTAAGAGCCTCCGCGAGTCCTAG
- a CDS encoding V-type ATP synthase subunit I: MGVAKLKKAELYYHKSVREKIAEILQDSGVCQIIEDPEREARPTEIEACLAESEERLSDIRYLLRTLSGRYRDPIPSIDRLLGERPVVSMANLSRLARETDLAGVSAAVRQKEHEINELRAEASQLRTNRSLLDSLGFFPHSLSLLTEGTRTVRGIAGTVKAEQFEAFRRALAEFAQDTELILPKDIPAARDVPVVVLLSRDRSDKIIETCTRNGMSISDIPPLFKGTVTEESVALVSKLAELELRERTLSEELDALAERWTPIVQKLSDYWNSLAGRHRALGESDETDRTLRTRFWVPEREAAELQKRIEAVSPSVALFLSDPAEGDEPPALLENGRFVRPFNVLTTLYSPPVYGGTDPTPLLAPFFFIFFGMCLGDAGYALVMLGLIAWLFKKYRRIPSSVKDFIVLFAFCAVSTFVYGILSGSFFGDFVDAFLPFLIPVKKALMAVDPMTNPMQVLGISLILGVVHLMFGLGIAAYDNIRNGRCIDAIGGNIAWIFFITGLCLFGSAAGGFLPSFFSPLGKIMAAAGALVIFWYAGREKKNVLSKALSGFLALYGSTSYLGDILSYSRLLALGFGSAVIGMIINLLGGMSAEIPYVGWLVAIVVLVGGHLFSILINILGAFVHPLRLQYVEFFGKFYPGGGLSYAPLTHSEEYVEIDNSCSSKV; encoded by the coding sequence ATGGGCGTGGCTAAGCTCAAGAAAGCGGAGCTTTACTATCACAAATCCGTTCGCGAAAAAATCGCCGAGATTTTGCAGGACAGCGGAGTCTGTCAGATCATCGAGGATCCCGAGCGGGAGGCCCGGCCAACGGAGATCGAGGCCTGCCTTGCGGAGAGCGAGGAGCGGCTCTCGGACATACGTTATCTCCTGCGTACTCTGTCGGGTCGCTACAGGGATCCGATCCCCTCGATCGATCGTCTGCTGGGAGAGCGTCCGGTCGTCTCCATGGCCAACCTGTCCCGGTTGGCGCGCGAAACGGATTTGGCGGGGGTCTCCGCGGCCGTCCGCCAAAAGGAACACGAGATCAACGAACTGAGGGCCGAGGCATCGCAGCTCAGGACCAACCGGAGCCTGCTCGATTCCCTTGGCTTCTTTCCCCACTCTCTTTCCCTTCTGACTGAGGGAACCCGTACCGTGCGGGGCATCGCGGGTACGGTAAAGGCCGAGCAGTTCGAGGCATTCAGGAGGGCTCTGGCGGAGTTCGCTCAGGATACGGAGCTCATCCTTCCCAAGGACATCCCCGCCGCCAGGGACGTCCCGGTCGTCGTGCTCCTGTCCCGGGACCGGAGCGATAAAATCATTGAGACCTGCACCCGCAACGGGATGTCGATCAGCGACATCCCCCCCTTGTTCAAGGGCACCGTAACTGAGGAGTCCGTGGCCTTGGTGTCGAAACTGGCCGAGCTCGAGCTCAGGGAACGGACCCTGTCGGAGGAGCTCGACGCCCTCGCGGAGAGGTGGACGCCGATCGTCCAGAAGCTCTCCGATTATTGGAACAGCCTCGCCGGGCGTCATCGCGCCCTGGGGGAGAGCGACGAGACCGACCGGACCCTGAGAACCCGTTTTTGGGTTCCGGAGCGGGAGGCGGCCGAACTGCAGAAAAGGATCGAGGCCGTAAGTCCGTCCGTAGCCCTTTTCCTGAGCGACCCCGCAGAGGGCGACGAACCGCCCGCCCTTCTGGAGAACGGCCGGTTCGTCCGTCCGTTCAACGTCCTGACGACGCTCTACTCCCCTCCCGTCTACGGCGGGACGGACCCGACGCCGCTCCTGGCTCCCTTCTTCTTCATCTTCTTCGGGATGTGCCTGGGGGACGCGGGGTATGCCTTGGTGATGCTGGGCCTCATCGCCTGGCTCTTCAAGAAATACCGGCGTATTCCCTCGTCGGTCAAGGACTTTATCGTTCTCTTCGCCTTCTGCGCCGTCTCGACGTTCGTATACGGGATCCTCAGCGGCAGTTTCTTCGGCGACTTCGTAGACGCCTTCCTGCCCTTCCTGATACCGGTCAAGAAGGCCCTCATGGCGGTCGATCCCATGACGAATCCGATGCAGGTCCTGGGCATCTCGCTGATTCTGGGCGTCGTTCACCTGATGTTCGGCCTTGGAATCGCCGCCTACGACAACATCCGAAACGGCCGCTGCATCGACGCGATCGGGGGCAACATCGCCTGGATCTTCTTCATCACGGGGCTGTGTCTGTTCGGATCGGCCGCGGGCGGTTTTCTTCCCTCCTTTTTCAGTCCCCTGGGCAAGATCATGGCCGCAGCGGGGGCGCTCGTCATATTCTGGTACGCGGGGCGCGAGAAGAAAAATGTGCTCTCCAAGGCGCTTTCAGGCTTTCTTGCCCTTTACGGCTCCACCTCCTATCTGGGGGACATCCTCAGCTACAGCAGGCTTCTGGCCCTTGGGTTCGGCTCGGCGGTCATCGGGATGATCATCAACCTCCTGGGGGGAATGTCCGCCGAGATCCCCTACGTCGGGTGGCTTGT